From the Gadus chalcogrammus isolate NIFS_2021 chromosome 15, NIFS_Gcha_1.0, whole genome shotgun sequence genome, one window contains:
- the soul2 gene encoding heme-binding protein soul2 — translation MEKGPTPGLWSALLILAMLSGIGSWVVPDFCRTSYECPEYTLLNQNADFEERLYVETLWMTAKVRSTSNTDLSEGFWKLDKFRKGNNVQGRTVPCKTWPAIITVRQGEDYGSEPEVSVSWFFVPGTQLPLPLDTSISMEVRPAGKVYVRIFSGTASQSKALATAVELGEMLTLAGKTFEAHRYTGAFYDSPWDILRVHHNEIWINAA, via the exons ATGGAAAAGGGACCGACTCCTGGGCTTTGGTCTGCGCTCCTCATACTTGCCATGCTGTCCGGAATAGGGAGCTGGGTCGTTCCGGACTTCTGCCGCACGTCCTACGAATGCCCCGAATATACACTGCTCAACCAGAATGCT GACTTTGAGGAGCGCCTGTATGTGGAGACGCTGTGGATGACGGCCAAGGTCAGGAGCACCAGTAACACTGATCTGTCCGAGGGCTTCTGGAAACTGGATAAGTTtcgaaaagggaataacgtccAAG GTCGAACGGTGCCCTGTAAGACCTGGCCTGCTATCATCACCGTCCGTCAGGGAGAAGATTACGGCAGCGAGCCGGAGGTGTCCGTCTCGTGGTTTTTTGTCCCGGGCACGCAGCTGCCTTTGCCCCTCGACACATCCATCTCAATGGAAGTGAGACCCGCTGGAAAAGTCTACGTTAG GATCTTCAGTGGTACAGCGAGCCAAAGCAAGGCCCTGGCCACCGCGGTGGAGCTGGGAGAGATGTTGACCCTGGCTGGGAAGACCTTCGAGGCCCACAGATACACAGGGGCCTTCTACGACAGCCCCTGGGACATACTGCGTGTGCACCACAATGAGATCTGGATCAACGCAGCTTAG
- the ccdc85a gene encoding coiled-coil domain-containing protein 85A has protein sequence MDKAMPTKASAVKSSQVADDLSKISDEVLLKWGKDELVRRLRRSEAEKMSVILDHSNLMREVNRRLQQHLTEIRSLKDVNQKLQEDNQELRDLCCFLDDDRQKGKRVSREWQRLGRYSAGLMRKEVTVYLQKLKELEQRQSEVLRENLELKEVCLMLEEERAEAAATAVAAVAGRGAAGGGGAGGGRAGGGPGTAGGDAGCRGSIDSQGSLLGGGPAPGLLRDVGDGSSTSSAGSTESPDNPQNKHPPAGGQPAPQPGHGSGSSSGPPGSKLKDGCVHDVWGRRHSSTPEYYTFPQSYRPRGGSLTNLEARGMRGLSSEKHGTKHSPARQACAPQGPHSGDMLVQNHAPMGPGQGSPGSGAKSSPDLSQRHRVGKAGDGACCASPESKRAGQGAGPGTPEHLRKGRVIVGSPESIRHHPHHHHLHQHQHSPGSDHGKGRYAGGSPGRELGPRRPPGEELTAHQRSLYNALISAGCCTNSCRSVKLWDSFDAS, from the exons atggATAAAGCCATGCCTACGAAAGCTTCCGCAGTCAAGAGCTCGCAGGTCGCCGATGACCTCTCAAAAATAAGCGACGAGGTTTTGTTAAAGTGGGGCAAAGACGAATTGGTTCGCCGGTTGCGGAGGTCAGAGGCGGAGAAGATGAGCGTTATCTTGGACCACAGTAATCTGATGCGGGAGGTGAACCGGCGGCTCCAGCAGCACCTCACCGAGATACGGAGTCTGAAG GACGTGAACCAGAAGCTGCAGGAGGACAACCAGGAGCTGCGGGACCTGTGCTGCTTCCTGGACGACGACCGGCAGAAGGGGAAGCGGGTTTCCCGGGAGTGGCAGCGCCTCGGCCGCTACAGCGCGGGCCTGATGCGCAAGGAGGTCACCGTGTACCTGCAGAAGCTCAAGGAGCTGGAGCAGCGGCAGAGCGAGGTGCTCCGCGAGAACCTGGAGCTCAAGGAGGTGTGCCtcatgctggaggaggagcgggccgaggcggcggcgacggcggtGGCTGCCGTGGCGGGGCGGGGCGCCGCCGGTGGGGGCGGAGCCGGTGGCGGCCGGGCGGGCGGAGGGCCGGGGACAGCAGGGGGCGACGCCGGCTGCAGGGGCTCCATCGACAGCCAGGGCAGCCTGCTGGGAGGCGGGCCCGCGCCGGGCCtgctccgggacgtgggcgacGGGAGCAGCACCTCCAGCGCCGGGAGCACGGAGAGCCCCGACAACCCCCAGAACAAGCACCCCCCCGCTGGCGGGCAGCCCGCCCCCCAGCCGGGGCACGGGTCGGGGTCCTCCTCGGGTCCGCCCGGGTCAAAGCTGAAGGACGGGTGCGTCCACGACGTGTGGGGCCGGAGACACAGCTCCACCCCGGAGTACTACACCTTCCCCCAGTCGTACCGCCCCCGCGGGGGCTCCCTCACCAACCTGGAGGCCCGGGGCATGCGGGGCCTCAGCTCCGAGAAACACGGGACCAAGCACAGCCCCGCCCGGCAGGCCTgcgccccccaggggccccacaGCGGTGACATGCTGGTTCAGAATCACGCGCCGATGGGCCCGGGGCAGGGGTCCCCGGGCTCCGGGGCCAAGTCCAGCCCGGACCTCTCCCAGAGGCACAGGGTGGGCAAGGCGGGGGATGGGGCTTGCTGTGCTAGTCCTGAGAGCAAgcgggcggggcagggggcggggcccggcACGCCGGAGCATCTGAGGAAAGGGAGGGTCATCGTCGGGAGTCCGGAGTCCATACGACAccacccgcaccaccaccacctccaccaacaccagcacagCCCGGGGTCTGACCATGGTAAAGGGAGGTACGCTGGTGGGTCCCCCGGCAGGGAACTAGGACCGAGGCGACCCCCCGGGGAGGAGCTTACCGCCCACCAACGCAGCCTGTACAACG